The proteins below come from a single Candidatus Chlamydia sanziniae genomic window:
- the npt1 gene encoding NTP/NDP exchange transporter Npt1, whose amino-acid sequence MTKTVEKPFGKLRSFLWPIHTHELKKVLPMFLMFFCITFNYTILRDTKDTLIVGAPGSGAEAIPFIKFWLVVPCAVIFMLIYAKLSNILSKQALFYMVITPFLLFFALFPTLIYPLRDTLHPTALADHLQSILPTGFLGLIAIFRNWTFAAFYVLAELWGSVMLSLMFWGFANEITKINEAKRFYALFGIGANVALLASGRAIIWASRLRASISEGIDPWGFSLYLLMSMVIVSSFVIMLSYWWTNKHVLTDPRFSNSTETKKEAKSTKPKMNMKESFAYLVRSPYMLLLALLVISYGICINLIEVTWKSQLKLQYPNMNDYSEFMGNFSFWTGVVSVTVMLFVGGNVIRRFGWLTGALVTPIMVFLTGVVFFSLVIFREHASGLIAMFGTTPLMLAVIVGAIQNILSKSTKYALFDATKEMAYIPLDQEQKVKGKAAIDVVAARFGKSGGALIQQGLLVICGSIGAMTPHLAIILFFIIAIWLVAATKLNKLFLAQSALREEQEVAPSVNETVPSGNATIKNASS is encoded by the coding sequence ATGACAAAAACTGTGGAAAAACCTTTTGGAAAATTGCGCTCTTTCCTGTGGCCAATACATACGCACGAGTTAAAGAAAGTTTTGCCAATGTTCCTAATGTTCTTTTGTATTACGTTTAATTATACGATATTACGGGATACTAAAGATACTCTTATTGTAGGAGCTCCTGGTTCAGGGGCAGAAGCTATTCCTTTTATTAAATTTTGGCTTGTTGTTCCCTGTGCTGTCATTTTTATGCTCATTTATGCAAAGCTAAGTAATATTCTTAGTAAGCAAGCGTTATTTTATATGGTAATTACGCCATTTTTACTTTTCTTTGCTCTTTTCCCAACGTTAATTTATCCATTACGTGACACTTTACACCCTACAGCCTTAGCAGATCACTTACAATCTATCCTTCCTACGGGATTTTTAGGGCTCATCGCTATATTTAGAAACTGGACGTTTGCAGCATTTTACGTATTAGCTGAACTCTGGGGAAGCGTAATGTTATCTCTAATGTTTTGGGGATTCGCTAATGAAATTACTAAAATTAACGAAGCAAAACGTTTCTATGCTCTTTTTGGAATTGGTGCAAATGTAGCTCTCTTAGCATCAGGACGTGCAATTATTTGGGCTTCTAGACTTCGTGCTTCTATTTCAGAAGGAATTGATCCTTGGGGTTTCTCTCTATACCTTTTGATGTCTATGGTCATAGTTTCTAGTTTTGTTATCATGCTTAGCTATTGGTGGACAAACAAACACGTTTTAACAGATCCACGATTCTCTAATTCTACAGAAACGAAAAAAGAAGCCAAATCTACCAAACCCAAAATGAACATGAAAGAAAGCTTTGCTTATCTTGTAAGATCTCCTTACATGCTTCTGCTTGCTCTTCTAGTTATCTCCTATGGAATTTGTATTAACCTCATTGAAGTGACCTGGAAAAGTCAACTTAAGCTTCAATATCCGAATATGAATGATTATAGCGAATTCATGGGGAATTTCTCTTTTTGGACAGGAGTAGTTTCAGTCACTGTAATGTTATTTGTTGGTGGTAATGTCATTCGCAGATTTGGCTGGTTAACAGGAGCTTTGGTTACTCCTATTATGGTGTTCCTTACAGGTGTTGTCTTCTTTTCCCTCGTTATTTTTAGAGAACATGCTTCTGGGCTCATAGCGATGTTTGGTACCACCCCATTAATGTTAGCTGTGATTGTAGGTGCCATTCAAAATATTCTATCAAAATCAACAAAATATGCTCTTTTTGATGCAACTAAGGAAATGGCCTATATTCCCCTAGACCAAGAACAAAAAGTTAAAGGGAAAGCTGCTATTGATGTTGTTGCTGCTCGTTTTGGTAAATCTGGAGGAGCATTAATTCAGCAAGGACTCTTGGTAATTTGCGGTAGCATTGGTGCAATGACACCTCATTTAGCCATTATCCTCTTCTTCATTATTGCTATTTGGTTAGTTGCAGCAACAAAATTGAACAAACTTTTCTTAGCTCAATCTGCTCTCAGAGAAGAACAAGAAGTTGCCCCTAGTGTGAATGAAACTGTTCCTTCGGGTAATGCTACTATCAAAAATGCTTCTTCATAG
- a CDS encoding metal ABC transporter permease, with protein sequence MLLILSPYHGVSFLQFFFVFFSRLFSNKFFSHLYIDDVQVIIFLAIACSGAFGGAFLVLRKMAMYANAVSHTVLFGLVCVCLFTHQLTTLSLGMLTLAAMVTALLTGFLIYFIRNTFRISEGNSIALVFSLLFSLSLILLVFITRNAHIGTDLVLGNADALTKEDIFPVCTIVVANSLITVFAFRSLVCASFDPIFSCSLGIPVKFIDYLIILQLSTCLVGAFKAVGVLMALSFLLIPALIAKIIARSMIGVMLWSLVFGSATAFLAPACSRAILSAYGVGLSTSGLSVVLLTTMYAIVQLLQYTRRIIIKNFTAEIV encoded by the coding sequence ATGTTGCTCATACTTTCTCCGTATCACGGAGTCTCTTTTCTTCAGTTTTTCTTTGTTTTTTTTTCACGCTTGTTTTCTAATAAGTTCTTTTCTCATTTATATATTGATGATGTGCAAGTCATCATTTTTCTTGCCATTGCTTGTTCTGGAGCTTTTGGAGGTGCTTTTTTAGTCTTAAGAAAGATGGCGATGTATGCGAATGCAGTTTCTCACACAGTTCTTTTTGGTTTAGTTTGTGTTTGCTTGTTTACCCATCAACTTACCACCTTATCCTTAGGAATGCTGACTCTTGCTGCTATGGTTACAGCCTTACTTACAGGATTTTTAATCTATTTTATTCGGAATACGTTTAGAATTTCTGAAGGAAATAGCATTGCTTTAGTTTTCTCTCTATTATTTTCTTTAAGCTTAATTTTGCTTGTTTTCATTACTAGAAATGCCCATATAGGAACTGACTTGGTTTTGGGAAATGCTGACGCTTTGACGAAAGAAGATATCTTTCCCGTTTGCACTATTGTGGTAGCTAATAGCTTAATTACTGTCTTTGCTTTCCGTAGTTTGGTATGTGCCTCTTTTGATCCAATATTTTCTTGTTCTTTAGGAATTCCTGTAAAATTTATAGACTATCTGATCATTTTGCAACTTTCTACGTGTCTTGTAGGGGCTTTTAAGGCTGTGGGTGTCCTTATGGCGCTTTCTTTCTTGTTAATTCCGGCATTGATTGCTAAAATTATTGCAAGATCTATGATTGGCGTGATGTTGTGGTCTTTGGTTTTTGGCAGTGCAACGGCATTTTTAGCTCCTGCATGTTCAAGAGCTATTCTTAGTGCTTATGGTGTTGGACTGTCCACTTCAGGTTTATCTGTAGTGCTTCTCACAACCATGTATGCAATTGTGCAACTTTTACAGTACACTAGAAGAATCATTATTAAAAATTTTACTGCAGAAATAGTGTGA
- a CDS encoding site-2 protease family protein → MTIIYFILATLALGVLVLIHELGHLLAAKAVGMAVESFSIGFGSALFKKRIRNVEYRIGCIPFGGYVRIRGMECAREKKKNPDSEVSVYDVPKGFFSKAPWKRMIVLFAGPLANVLLALLAFGALYLFGGRNKNYGECSRIVGWVHPILQSKGLQIGDQIRFCNGKPYEGDKDVLTAALLEGQLTLDVVRPSYLHTPVQHFSIQTEFDPIKEGVPCSGASYLVYRNHMPMSERSPMLTAGLQVGDRLVWMDGMLLFSPTQVSQILNESYAFVKLSREGKVFFSRQPRVRAGVLHFTPYVRNELIDTQYEAGLKGRWSSLYTLPYIINSYGYIEGELHPIDPASPLPQPQERLQLGDRILAIDGTPVSSSVDILRLVQDHKVSIIVQKMSNLELEEVASSHADEHFIASYHPEDLQKILNTLGEMQPLRVSGEYSLLDPIQPHPWVHIYSEEYLDKQRKMARKIKNKDKRRHYLDRLDIEKQKLSLGIPLKDLAVKYNPTPGLLIVNITKDSYATIQALVTGRLSLQWLSGPVGIVQILHTGWSLGFSEALFWIGLISMNLAVLNLLPIPALDGGYILLCLWEMMTRKRLNMKIVEKILIPFTFLLILFFIFLTFQDVFRFLR, encoded by the coding sequence ATGACGATAATCTATTTTATTCTGGCAACCTTGGCGTTAGGGGTTCTAGTATTGATTCATGAATTAGGTCATTTGCTTGCGGCAAAAGCTGTAGGTATGGCTGTCGAAAGTTTTAGCATAGGCTTCGGATCAGCTTTATTTAAAAAACGTATTCGCAATGTGGAGTATCGTATTGGTTGTATTCCTTTTGGTGGGTACGTTCGTATTCGAGGAATGGAGTGTGCTAGAGAAAAAAAGAAAAATCCGGATTCTGAGGTCTCTGTTTATGATGTACCCAAAGGTTTTTTCAGTAAGGCTCCTTGGAAGAGAATGATCGTATTATTCGCTGGGCCTCTAGCCAATGTTTTATTGGCATTGCTTGCTTTTGGTGCGTTGTATCTTTTTGGGGGTAGGAATAAAAATTATGGAGAGTGTTCACGTATTGTGGGCTGGGTACACCCTATTTTGCAGTCTAAGGGGTTGCAAATAGGTGATCAGATTCGTTTTTGCAATGGTAAACCTTATGAAGGAGATAAAGATGTCCTGACTGCAGCTTTATTAGAAGGACAACTTACTTTGGATGTTGTCCGCCCGAGTTATTTGCATACACCTGTTCAGCATTTTTCTATTCAAACAGAGTTTGATCCTATTAAAGAAGGAGTTCCTTGTTCAGGGGCGAGTTATCTTGTCTATCGTAATCATATGCCTATGTCTGAGAGATCTCCTATGCTTACTGCAGGTTTACAGGTTGGTGATCGTTTAGTGTGGATGGATGGAATGCTTCTTTTTTCTCCCACTCAGGTTTCTCAGATTCTTAATGAGTCTTATGCTTTTGTTAAACTATCTCGTGAGGGGAAGGTCTTTTTTTCCCGTCAACCTAGGGTACGTGCAGGAGTCTTACACTTTACTCCCTATGTCCGTAATGAGCTTATAGATACCCAATATGAAGCAGGCCTTAAAGGGAGATGGTCTTCTTTGTATACCCTTCCTTATATCATTAATAGTTATGGGTATATTGAAGGAGAACTGCATCCTATTGATCCAGCATCTCCATTGCCTCAACCTCAAGAACGGTTGCAATTGGGGGATCGCATTCTTGCCATTGATGGGACTCCTGTTTCTAGTAGTGTGGATATTTTACGTTTAGTTCAAGATCATAAAGTTTCTATTATAGTACAGAAAATGAGCAATCTAGAACTAGAAGAGGTAGCCTCTTCTCATGCTGATGAGCATTTTATTGCTTCGTATCATCCCGAAGATCTACAAAAAATATTAAATACTTTGGGAGAAATGCAACCGCTACGTGTTTCTGGAGAATATTCTCTTCTTGACCCTATACAACCTCATCCGTGGGTGCATATTTATTCTGAAGAGTACTTGGATAAGCAACGCAAGATGGCTAGGAAGATAAAAAATAAGGATAAACGAAGGCACTATTTAGATCGATTGGATATTGAAAAGCAAAAATTATCGCTAGGAATCCCTTTAAAAGATCTAGCAGTGAAATATAATCCTACTCCTGGCCTTTTAATCGTTAATATAACTAAAGATAGTTATGCGACTATTCAGGCTTTGGTAACAGGGCGTTTAAGTCTTCAATGGTTATCTGGACCTGTGGGTATTGTTCAAATTCTACATACAGGTTGGTCTTTGGGATTTTCTGAAGCTCTTTTTTGGATTGGTTTGATCAGTATGAACTTGGCTGTTTTGAATTTGCTTCCTATTCCTGCTTTAGACGGTGGTTATATTCTCTTATGTTTATGGGAGATGATGACCAGAAAACGGTTGAATATGAAGATAGTAGAGAAGATTCTTATACCCTTTACTTTTTTGCTCATCCTCTTTTTCATTTTTCTTACTTTTCAAGATGTATTTCGTTTTTTGAGGTAG
- a CDS encoding metal ABC transporter solute-binding protein, Zn/Mn family codes for MHICGIVKMIRWICCLGACCMMFGCISSPRLESNSRPCVLSMNRMIHDCVQRIVGDKFGTLVLIEGALDPHAYEMVKGDEDKIMSSSLIFCNGLGLEHTLSLRKHLDGNPKAIDLGGRLVQRNVFAPLQEDGIHDPHIWLDLSIWIEVVAEICQVLISYFPEWQNEFQENTNQLIKEMQGLDLWAEKCLHTIPSEHRYLVSGHNAFSYFTRRYLASPEEIVTGEWKSRCISPEGLSPEAQISIRDIMVVVDYIRSHEVHVVFPEDTLNQDALKKIVSCLQKDYTLHLAKQPLYSDNVEENYFHTFKHNVRVITEELGGTVIETE; via the coding sequence ATGCACATATGTGGTATAGTGAAAATGATTCGTTGGATTTGTTGTTTAGGAGCGTGTTGTATGATGTTCGGTTGTATAAGCTCTCCACGTCTAGAATCAAATTCTCGGCCTTGCGTGTTATCTATGAATCGCATGATTCATGATTGTGTTCAAAGAATTGTAGGAGATAAGTTTGGTACTCTTGTTTTGATTGAAGGTGCTTTAGATCCGCATGCCTATGAAATGGTCAAAGGAGACGAAGATAAGATCATGTCGAGCTCATTGATTTTTTGCAATGGCTTGGGGCTTGAGCATACGTTAAGTTTGCGTAAGCATTTGGATGGGAATCCCAAGGCTATAGATTTAGGAGGACGTTTAGTTCAACGAAATGTTTTTGCTCCTCTACAAGAAGATGGAATCCATGACCCACATATTTGGCTGGACCTTAGCATTTGGATAGAAGTAGTAGCAGAGATTTGTCAGGTTTTAATTTCATATTTTCCTGAGTGGCAAAATGAATTTCAAGAAAACACGAATCAATTGATTAAAGAAATGCAGGGATTGGATCTCTGGGCAGAAAAGTGTCTGCATACGATTCCTAGTGAGCATCGGTATCTTGTTTCAGGCCATAATGCATTCAGTTATTTTACACGTCGTTATCTTGCTTCTCCTGAAGAAATCGTAACAGGGGAATGGAAATCGCGTTGTATTTCTCCTGAGGGATTATCTCCAGAAGCTCAGATCAGCATTCGTGACATTATGGTTGTTGTTGATTATATTCGTAGCCATGAGGTTCATGTTGTTTTCCCTGAAGATACATTGAACCAAGATGCACTAAAAAAAATCGTTTCTTGCTTGCAAAAAGACTATACTCTGCATTTAGCTAAACAACCTTTGTATAGTGATAATGTGGAAGAAAATTATTTTCATACCTTTAAGCACAATGTACGTGTCATTACTGAAGAATTAGGAGGAACAGTCATTGAAACAGAATGA
- the dxr gene encoding 1-deoxy-D-xylulose-5-phosphate reductoisomerase — translation MKYLSVLGSTGSIGQQTLEVVRRYPSWFKIIALAAYGNNQEVFFQQVEEFSPEVAVVYREDVYSEGCKRFPKIQFFLGDEGLLVATTIESVDTVVAASLGIKALPAIIEAIKKKKIIALANKEILVCAGEIVARYVKEYNGKILPIDSEHNALYQCLEGRDLKTIKRLILTASGGPFLYKSSTELAYVTIQDVLKHPTWRMGPKITVDCSTLVNKGFEIIEAHWLFGLQDVKIDAVIHPQSLIHGLVEFLDGNVISIMYPPKMLFPIQYALTMPERLPAPQEGIDFSINQTLEFFPIDEQRFPGVCLAHQVLRDGGSSGSFFNAANEVLVERFLKGAISWCEILQKLTTLMEGHKVYASSSIEDVLAVDDEARALAQEI, via the coding sequence TTGAAATATTTATCCGTTTTAGGGTCGACAGGAAGTATCGGCCAACAAACATTAGAAGTTGTTAGGCGTTACCCTTCTTGGTTTAAAATTATTGCTTTAGCTGCGTATGGTAATAACCAAGAAGTGTTTTTTCAGCAAGTAGAAGAGTTTTCTCCTGAAGTTGCTGTTGTGTATCGTGAAGATGTTTATTCTGAGGGATGTAAAAGATTCCCTAAGATTCAATTTTTTCTAGGGGACGAGGGACTGCTGGTAGCTACAACAATAGAGAGTGTAGACACTGTGGTTGCCGCTTCTTTAGGGATAAAAGCGTTACCCGCTATTATAGAAGCTATTAAAAAAAAGAAAATTATTGCTTTAGCAAATAAAGAGATTCTTGTTTGTGCTGGAGAAATTGTTGCTCGCTATGTAAAAGAATATAATGGAAAAATCCTTCCTATAGATAGTGAGCACAATGCTTTGTATCAATGTTTGGAAGGGCGTGATTTAAAAACCATAAAAAGACTTATTCTTACGGCTTCTGGAGGACCCTTTCTCTACAAGTCCTCAACAGAACTTGCATATGTGACAATACAGGATGTTTTGAAGCACCCTACCTGGCGTATGGGGCCAAAGATTACTGTGGATTGTTCAACATTAGTGAATAAGGGTTTTGAGATTATTGAAGCTCATTGGTTATTTGGTCTCCAAGATGTAAAAATTGATGCTGTGATACACCCTCAAAGTTTAATCCATGGGTTAGTAGAATTTTTGGATGGCAATGTAATTTCTATTATGTATCCTCCTAAAATGCTTTTCCCTATACAATATGCTTTAACAATGCCTGAGCGCTTACCCGCTCCTCAAGAAGGTATAGACTTTTCTATTAACCAAACATTAGAATTTTTCCCTATAGATGAGCAACGCTTCCCTGGTGTTTGCTTGGCACATCAAGTATTGCGAGATGGAGGATCTTCAGGGAGTTTTTTTAATGCTGCAAATGAAGTTTTAGTAGAAAGATTTTTAAAGGGTGCAATTTCTTGGTGCGAAATTTTGCAAAAATTAACAACTCTTATGGAAGGTCATAAAGTTTATGCCTCTTCTTCAATAGAGGATGTTTTGGCAGTAGATGATGAAGCTCGAGCTCTTGCTCAAGAAATATAA
- a CDS encoding metal ABC transporter permease, with protein MMQCIFSDSIFLSSFFAVTCICMTTALWGTLLLVGRQPLLSESLSHASYPGLLLGALLTQQFFPNQSSIFLIVFFGCIASILGYGTIVFLERTLRLHKDAALCFVLVVFFAIGVILASYVKNSSPLLYNRINAYLYGQAATLRFTEGILAAGVFVLSLMTLWWWYRQIVVTIFDKDFAITCGLKTLAAEITILIFTSLVIVSGVRSVGIVLISAMFVAPSLAACQLSNRLSTILVIAVCFGGLAGALGSYISVALTCQAMIGKQIFMVTLPTGPVIVICAGILTCFCLLFSPKSGLVVRCFRKQRFAFVKNQEHLLKVFWYLFDQGLSDIGERDFVCCNKYQEYFGPKSFPRWRVKLLQWEGFVTKKNDRYQLTEKGQNEVIRLIRAHRLWESYLVQSLDFKEENVHGFAEEMEHVLTEEIDYAITEILKDPYYDPHDQVIPEKKKEE; from the coding sequence ATGATGCAATGTATTTTTTCTGATTCTATTTTTTTATCTAGTTTTTTTGCTGTCACATGTATTTGTATGACAACAGCTTTATGGGGAACTCTTTTGCTTGTTGGTAGGCAGCCTCTTTTGAGTGAAAGTCTATCCCATGCTTCTTATCCAGGGTTGCTTTTAGGTGCGTTACTTACTCAGCAATTTTTCCCAAATCAAAGCTCTATTTTTTTGATCGTTTTTTTTGGATGCATAGCATCTATTCTTGGCTACGGAACCATTGTCTTTTTAGAAAGAACTTTGCGGTTGCATAAGGATGCAGCACTTTGTTTTGTTCTTGTAGTTTTTTTTGCTATCGGGGTGATTTTAGCGAGTTATGTAAAGAATAGTAGTCCTTTGTTATATAACCGCATTAATGCATATCTGTATGGTCAGGCAGCAACTTTAAGATTTACTGAAGGTATATTAGCTGCGGGTGTTTTTGTACTTTCATTAATGACTCTATGGTGGTGGTATCGTCAAATTGTCGTCACCATCTTTGATAAAGATTTTGCAATAACTTGTGGGTTAAAGACACTTGCTGCTGAGATTACGATTTTAATTTTCACTTCTTTAGTCATTGTTAGTGGTGTTAGAAGTGTAGGGATTGTCTTAATTTCTGCCATGTTTGTGGCACCTTCTTTAGCGGCGTGTCAGCTTTCCAATCGCTTAAGTACAATTTTGGTGATCGCAGTGTGTTTTGGAGGGCTGGCTGGCGCCTTAGGGAGCTATATATCTGTAGCTCTTACTTGCCAAGCTATGATAGGGAAACAAATATTTATGGTTACTCTCCCTACTGGTCCTGTCATTGTAATTTGTGCTGGTATTCTAACATGTTTCTGCCTGCTCTTTTCTCCAAAATCCGGCCTAGTGGTTCGTTGTTTTCGAAAACAGCGCTTTGCTTTTGTTAAGAATCAAGAGCATCTTCTCAAAGTATTTTGGTATTTATTTGATCAAGGTTTAAGCGATATTGGGGAAAGAGACTTTGTTTGTTGTAATAAATATCAAGAATATTTTGGTCCAAAATCTTTTCCAAGATGGCGAGTGAAACTATTACAATGGGAGGGGTTTGTAACGAAAAAAAACGATCGTTATCAGCTTACAGAGAAAGGTCAAAACGAAGTGATAAGATTAATTCGAGCTCACAGATTGTGGGAATCCTATCTTGTACAATCTCTAGATTTTAAAGAAGAGAACGTGCATGGTTTTGCTGAGGAAATGGAGCATGTTTTGACTGAAGAGATCGATTATGCAATCACAGAAATACTCAAAGATCCTTATTATGATCCTCATGATCAGGTGATCCCAGAGAAAAAGAAGGAGGAATAA
- a CDS encoding metal ABC transporter ATP-binding protein → MKQNEVSWSVHDLCVNYDRIDVLCHVSFSLGKGTLTAVLGPNGAGKSTLLKASLGLIRSASGRVYFFEKQFKKVRQRIAYMPQRASVDWDFPMTVLNLVLMGCYSYKGMWSRISSDDRNEALHILDRVGLACLANRQISQLSGGQQQRAFLARALMQKADLYLMDELFSAIDMASFKTAVKILQELRDEGKTIVVVHHDLSHVRELFDHVILLNKRLICCGPTEKCLNSDTIFQTYGCELELLDRTLKLSREKQLGTY, encoded by the coding sequence TTGAAACAGAATGAAGTCTCTTGGTCTGTCCATGATCTATGTGTAAACTATGATCGTATTGACGTTCTTTGTCATGTATCGTTTTCTTTAGGCAAGGGGACTTTGACTGCGGTTTTAGGTCCCAATGGAGCTGGGAAAAGTACTCTTTTAAAAGCTTCTTTAGGACTGATTCGATCTGCCTCAGGTCGTGTATATTTTTTTGAGAAACAGTTTAAGAAGGTACGGCAGCGAATTGCCTATATGCCTCAACGGGCTAGTGTTGATTGGGATTTTCCTATGACAGTATTGAATTTAGTTCTTATGGGGTGTTATAGCTATAAAGGTATGTGGAGTAGAATTTCTTCAGACGATCGAAACGAAGCTTTACATATTTTAGATAGAGTAGGTTTAGCTTGTTTAGCCAATAGGCAGATAAGTCAGCTTTCAGGGGGGCAACAACAGAGGGCATTTTTAGCGCGAGCTCTAATGCAAAAGGCGGATTTATATCTGATGGACGAACTTTTTTCTGCAATTGATATGGCTTCGTTTAAAACTGCTGTTAAGATTTTACAAGAGCTTCGAGACGAAGGAAAAACGATTGTTGTTGTGCATCATGACCTAAGTCATGTACGAGAGTTGTTTGACCATGTTATTTTATTGAATAAGCGTTTAATTTGTTGTGGACCTACAGAGAAGTGTTTAAATAGTGATACGATTTTTCAGACGTATGGCTGTGAACTTGAGCTTTTAGATCGTACCTTGAAATTATCTCGGGAAAAACAGCTTGGAACCTATTGA
- a CDS encoding esterase/lipase family protein, with product MKKLLLTFLFLAIGNPLFANTSVIQTLPLGIGGIKETSQQKESVVCLHAFLRSYRSLKPIAHVLEKENYDVFIWNYETRKFTLERHAQHLNRLLRKIAELKPGVPINFVTHSIGGIIVRAALTRPDCPEEARKGKAILMAPPNAGSTLARRYRRLGIVQIIFGGKLGRQLLTYCPQKMLNAGKFPSAVDVLILSGNKGSRFIPFRLEYENDGKVCTIETYLDTPHTAYVLHTNHTYIITDRKALYLMQTFLKDGSKTSAIKQVPKALEQTVMENKQKNSRLNPYQNQDIYVIHCFGSRPYNLSGFPKKWNSTSKNEIHLEK from the coding sequence ATGAAGAAACTTTTATTAACTTTCCTATTTTTAGCTATAGGCAATCCACTTTTTGCTAATACTTCTGTAATCCAAACACTTCCATTAGGAATTGGAGGAATTAAAGAAACTTCTCAGCAAAAAGAATCCGTAGTTTGTTTACACGCATTTTTACGCTCTTACAGATCTTTAAAACCTATCGCTCACGTATTAGAAAAAGAAAACTACGATGTTTTTATTTGGAACTATGAAACACGTAAATTTACTCTAGAAAGACACGCCCAACACCTAAACCGTTTATTAAGAAAGATTGCCGAACTCAAACCCGGTGTTCCCATAAACTTTGTTACTCACTCTATTGGGGGCATCATTGTCCGTGCCGCGCTCACACGTCCCGACTGCCCAGAAGAAGCCAGAAAAGGTAAAGCTATCCTTATGGCCCCTCCAAATGCAGGATCTACGTTAGCAAGACGTTACCGTCGCCTAGGTATTGTACAAATTATCTTCGGAGGAAAATTAGGAAGACAACTACTTACCTATTGCCCACAAAAAATGCTCAACGCTGGAAAATTCCCCTCTGCTGTTGATGTGCTCATTCTTAGCGGTAATAAAGGAAGTCGCTTTATTCCTTTCCGTTTAGAATATGAAAATGACGGTAAAGTTTGTACTATAGAAACTTACTTAGATACACCACACACAGCCTACGTTCTTCACACCAACCATACCTATATCATCACAGACAGAAAAGCCCTTTACTTAATGCAAACATTCTTAAAAGATGGCAGTAAAACCTCAGCAATTAAACAAGTTCCAAAAGCTTTAGAACAAACAGTCATGGAAAATAAACAAAAAAACTCCAGATTAAACCCATACCAAAACCAAGATATTTATGTTATCCATTGCTTTGGTTCAAGACCTTATAATCTTTCAGGGTTTCCCAAGAAATGGAACTCTACCTCAAAAAACGAAATACATCTTGAAAAGTAA